The genomic window CCGTATCGGTGCCAATATGATTTGGGATGCCGAGAAAAAAGGTTTGCTGACAAAAGATCATGAACTGATCGAGCCGACATCGGGTAACACGGGTATCGCACTCGCCTACGTCGCCGCAGCCCGGGGCTACAAGCTGACGCTCACTATGCCCAATACCATGAGCTTAGAGCGTCGCAAATTGCTCAAAGCCTTAGGTGCAAACCTAGTGCTGACCGAAGGCGCGAAAGGCATGAAAGGCGCGATTGATAAAGCGGAGGAAATCCGTCAATCAGCTCCTGAAAAATATGTTTTATTACAGCAGTTCAATAACCCTGCTAACCCAGAGATCCATGAAAAAACCACAGGTCCAGAAATCTGGAAAGATACCGATGGTGAAGTAGATGTCTTTGTTGCGGGTGTGGGCACTGGCGGTACTATCACAGGTGTGAGCCGTTACTTGAAAAAAGTGGCTGGCAAAACCATTACCTCTGTCGCGGTTGAGCCAGTGGATTCGCCAGTGATCTCCCAGACATTAGCGGGTTTACCCGTTCAACCCGGTCCCCATAAGATCCAAGGTATTGGTGCGGGCTTTATTCCCGGAAACTTAGATCTAGAGTTGATTGACCGCGTTGAAACCGTCAGCAACGATGATGCTATCGAGATGGCCCGCCGCTTAATGCAAGAAGAAGGCATTTTGGTCGGTATTTCATCGGGCGCCGCTGTCGTTGCCGCAAACCGCATCGCAGCATTACCGGAATTTGCCGATAAAACCATTGTTGTGGTATTACCTTCGGCGGCAGAACGCTATTTATCTTCGGTATTGTTCCAAGGCCAATTTGGCGACGAAGAAAATATCCAGTAATTTGTCAGCTTTCCATGTAAAAACCCGGTTTGTCCGGGTTTTTTTATGGCTATTTTCCAAACTATTTACGGCTAATTATTCGCAGCTCACTCGCCGCGCTATCCCTTTAAGCTTCTGTTGCCTCAATTTCGGTGGCACTCATTGGATCAATTAAGTTAAGACTCAGTTCATAGTTTTTCAACGCCGAACTGACTTTCGTGATCCAGTTCGCTATAACGTCATCACCTAAAGCCAACTAACTCGTTTCTATGCCTTTTTACTCTACTCCCCGCGATATCACCGCTTTTGATGCTAAATTTGAAGCTCAAAAAATTGCCTTCGGGCCCATCAGTTTCCAAGTGGCCCATTGCCTGATGAAGTTCAATATTCTAGCCACTATCGATAAAGCGGGTGGGAATGGCATCACCTTGGCCGAATTGAGCCAATCCACCCAAGTGAGTGAGTACGCCCTAGGGGTATTACTCGATATGGGGCTCAGCATGGGTTTAGTCTGGCAAAAGGATGTAACTTATGTGCTAGATAAAACTGGATATTTTCTATTACATGACGATATGGCAGCAATCAATCTTAACTTTGTCCAAGATGTTTGCTACCAAGGTTTGTTCCAACTTGATAAGGCTCTCGCTGAAGGAACCGCGGCGGGATTAGCCGTATTTGGGGAATGGAGCACTATCTATCCCGCCTTAAAAGATCTGCCACCTAAGGCGAAGGAAAGCTGGTTTGCCTTCGATCATTACTATTCAGACCATGCGTTTCCCGCCATTATCCCATTCGTTTTTAAGCATAATCCTAGACACTTAGTCGATATCGGCGGCAATACAGGCAAGTGGGCATTTACGTGCTGCCAATACGATCCTGAGGTGGAAGTCACTATTATGGATTTTCCTGGCCAACTCGCGGTTGCGGCGCAGCAGGCGGCCAAGCAAGGATATTCATCACGGGTACATACCTTTGCGACGGATCTGCTAGATGAGTCCCTGCCCTTTGTGGAAGGTGCCGATACTTATTGGATGAGCCAGTTCCTCGATTGTTTCTCTAAAGCGCAGATCCTGAGCATTCTTAAACGCACCGCCAATGCCATGGCGCAAGACAGCCAGCTTTTTATTGTTGAAACCTTCTGGGATAGGCAGCCCTCTGCGGCTTCGGCTTACTGTGTAAATGCCACTAGCCTCTATTTTAGTGCTATGGCCAATGGCAATAGTCGTATGTATCACTCTAAGGACGTGTTGGCTTTACTACAGCAAGCGGGTTTATATGTTGATGAAGATACAGATAATTTAGGACTTGGGCATACTTTACTGCGTTGTAAACTCAAACCTAAATAGTAAATTTTAATTACTCTATAAATAAATTTAATCAATTTTATTTATCAATCTCTCAGACATACACTGACATTATCAAAACAGCGTCCTCTATCGGGCAATGTTAAGCAATGTCAGTATTGAGAGGTAAGTAAAATGACTTCAAAACGCAAACGCTGGACAGCAAAAGCCGCCAAATTACCTAGCCCAATGGCAGGGTTAGCACTCGCCATTGCTAGCTTAGGTTGGGCATTTGAAAGTATGCTACCTTCACTTAATGGCATGGGCCAACTCACTGGAGCCATTATAGCTTCGCTGCTGTTAATGCTACTTAGCGGAAAGTTTTTACTCCATCCCAACATTTTAAAGGATGAACTGAGCCACCCTGTGATTGGCAGCGTGATCCCCACATTTGCCATGGCATTGATGGTTGTCTCAAACGTGCTCGGCCACTATTACGCCAATGCTGGCTTAGCACTATGGCTTGGGGCAATCTTTATCCATCTGATTTTTTTAGGGGCATTTATCTACTTTCGTGCTATCGATTTTAAGCTCGAACATATGGTGCCAAGTTGGTTTGTGCCCCCGATTGGCATCATAGTCGCGGCGGTTTCGTTCCCCGCCTCCGGTTATCAGTGGTTAGTGAATGCCATTTTAGGTTTCGGTATGCTGGCTTACCTCGTCATGCTGCCGCTGATGCTCTACCGCTTAATTTTCTGTAAAGCCGTACCTGACGCAGCAAAACCCACGATTGCAATCCTTGCGGCCCCCGCAAGCCTATCCCTTGCGGGCTACTTGACCGTCACAGAGCAGCCTTCTATCGCCCTCGTCGCGCTGTTAGTGAGTATTGCTATCCTGATGACGAGCATTATCTACTTAGCATTCTTTCACCTGCTTAAACTCCCATTTAGCCCTGGATACGCCGCATTTACCTTTCCCATGGTCATTGGTGCCACTGCCCTCTTTAAAACATCGGCATGGCTTGGGCAGTTTGACCAATTTAATCAATTAACTATGTGGATAAACTACTTAGCACGCTTCGAGTTAGTGATTGCAACCTTAGTGGTGGTCTATGTCTCGCTGCGTTATCTGATCCATTACTTCCCAGTACCATTCACCCTATTAGCACCAAGAAGGGTATTAAATGCCCATTAACCGAATGCGAGACGGCATAAACATAAGCAAGATTCGATTTAAAAATCACAGTAAAAATTTAATCTAGCCGACTCAAATAGAATAAGTGGGAGTGAATACAAATTCACTCCCACTTATTAATTAAACAACATTTAATACTGATAACGTCTATTCCAAAAATAATACCCACCCTCAGTTCAAAACAACCAAAAAGTTTATTTAACGACAAGGAAAGTCAGCACAAAAAACAACCGCCAATTCAAAGCATACCGTATACAAACCCTATTTAAGCTAAAATAAAATAATCAAAGGCAAAATAAATAGAACGATTGACTATATCGTTCTATTTTTATTTTTTAATTTAAACAAATAAAAAATATCGCAAAAAACACCACAACATACAGCTACAAAAATCAACACCAACCAATAAACATATTTAAACAAATAAAATACAATTAAACACAAAAATTAACACCAAGCCTGTATATGTAGTTAACAAATGATTACATTAGTATCAAATATACCGTAATAGACACTGTAAAACACAAAATAAAACAATATATTAACACTTGGCACCCAAGTCACATTGTTGCACTTGTTATATTCTTGTGGTTATATCCTGAGCTTAATTAAATTGGGCACTGATTTATCACATTTGTACCCGTTTAATAAAAATAACAACTAAACAAATAACAAGTGTTAAGGGAGAATAAAAATGCGCGCAAATTCTACATTAGCCAAAGCTATTCGCTTTGCGTTAATAAGCGGTGCAACTACTGCAGCATTATCAACTTCAGCAATTTATGCTGCTGAAGATGGTGCAAAAGTTGAACGTATTGAAGTAACAGGTTCTCGTATTAAACGTACGGACATGGAAGGTTCATCGCCAGTTACCACTATTGATGCTTCTCAAATTGAAAAAACTGGTGAGCTTAGTATTACCGATGTTCTCAGAAGAAGTAATTTGAACTCATTCGGTTCTTTCTCTGAACGTTCAGGAAGCAGTGCACAATCACAAGCCACCATTAACTTACGCGGTGCAGGTTCAGACCGTACTCTCGTATTATTAAATGGCAAACGTATGCCAGGTTCTCCTACATTGGGGGGAACCGCAGTTAACTTAAACACTATCCCAACGGCAGCTATCGAGCGTGTTGAAGTGTTAACTGACGGAGCATCAGCCGTATACGGCTCTGATGCGGTTGCAGGCGTAGTGAACATCATCCTAAAGCAAGGTTATGATGGGTTAGAGGTTTCGGCTACGGCGACTGAACCAACGCAGGAAGGTGGTGAAGAATGGAAAGCACATATCGTAGGTGGTACTGTCGGCGAGAAAGGCAATGTTACATTCTCATTTGAACACCTAAATCGTGAAATTATTTATCAACGTGATCGCTGGTTCTCTAGCTCCACTAACACTCTTGCACCTAAGTTCGATGATACAACGGGTGTATCAATTTATGCCCGTAACTTTTTAGATACTACAACAGGCGGGTTTCAACCATTAACAGCTTGTAAGAATCCACAAATGGTAGGTGGCGGTCATATTTATGATGCCGGTAGTGGTGACTATGTTTGTGGTTATGACTATACCGCAGAAGCTGCAGACCATGCTGCACGTTCATACACTGCTGGTTACGTGAATGGTGAATATGAACTGTCTGATGAGATAGCCTTTAAGGGACAAGGTCTATTCGCTCGCAATGAAACCTTTGGCCGTTATGCCCCTGCTGCGGGTTGGTTTAATGTTGCACCAGGGCAAGTTGACGTTCAAAACTATGACGCCACAGGCAATATGACTGGCGTGACTAAAAACCAAAATGCGGGTCGTGTTTACTATCGTTTCACCGATGTAGGCACACGCGATGCCAATACCATTGATTACAGTACTGATATCCAATTAGGTTTAGTCGGAAGCCATGACAGCTTCGGCTGGGATGTAACCTACCATTACAACCTAGCAGAAAACAGTAACTATGGCACAGGCTATGTACATAGACCTACAGTTGAAAAATACGTGAAAGATGGCGTTTTTAACTTTGGTCCAGAAGGTAACAGCCCATCTGTTATCGCAGATATGGCCCATCAAACCCTCAAGCAAGATATTATGGAATTCCATAGCTTAAATGCGGGTGTTAACTTTGAAGCCATTGAACTACCAGCAGGAACTATCGGTTGGTATATTGGAACAGAAGCTCTGCAGTACAAATACGAAGCTAACGTAGATGCACAAACGGCCGCTGGTGATGTTATCGGCTCATCAGGAAACGGTTCATCAGGTGATCGTGATGTCTACGCCTTATTTGCAGAATCCATCATCCCTGTCACTGAAGACTTAGAGTTGAACTTAGCATATCGTTATGACAAGTATTCAGACTTTGGCTCAGCAACAACTCCTAAAGTCGCCTTAAGATATCAAGTGATAGATGATGTCGTCTTCCGTGCGTCTTGGGGTCAAGGGTTCCGCGCACCATCATTATCGGATCTGTTAGCTGCTGATGCATTCAGTGCTGATACGGCAACCGATTACCATTACTGTGATGTTCAAGGTACGCCAGTAGCTGATTGTAAAGCGAAGCAATATGACGTAACTCGCAAAGCAAACAAAGAGCTGGATCCTGAAACATCAAACTTCTACAACCTAGGTTTAGTGTGGGATATCACTGATAACCTCAGCACTAAAGTGGAATACTACAACCTAGACATTGAGGATGTGATCACCTTCGTATCACTCGATTCTCTACTCAAAGAAGAGCAAAAAGTCGGTTATGGTAATCTGAGCCGTGGTCAAATTGAGCGCGCAGGTGGTAATGCGGACGGTAAATTACTTTCAGCTGTAACACCAAAAGCGAACGGTAATGGCTTCCAAACTTCGGGAATTGATTTCAATATCACTTACAGTGGTTTTGAAACTGAAATCGGCGAATTTGGTACAAACTATGACTTAACCTATGTGCTCAACTATGACGAAGAAGAGTATTTTGATGGTCCGGTAAACGACAAAATTGGTCGTAACGGTATGCCACAAATTCGTTTCACTTGGGTTATTGACTGGACATATGGTGACCACTCAGCATCTATTATTTCTCAATACATAGATAGTCAATCTGAGCGTACAGATCCAAACACATTCGAGCAAATTGGTCATTTGACATCCCAGACGACCTTCGATATTAGCTATGGTTATAACACATCGTGGAATGGCAAAATCAACTTAGGTATTCGTAACTTAACCGACGAAGATCCAGTTCTGAATTCAGACTTAGCCTACGATGCTTCACTGTACAGTCTATATGGTCGTACATATACCATGACTTACACTCAAAAGTTCTAAGCTAAATTTCGACCAGCAAACGGCATCCTCGGATGCCGTTTTTTTCCCTGGTTAATTAAACCCCAAATAATCAGTAACACAGCCAATATCAACATCAGCAGTCGCATAAAACGCCATACAAACTTAAGCCATTAACGGCATTAACACTGCAAGTCCTGTAAATAAAGCTACGGATTGCCACCTTAGATGACTTCGTGAAGCTGAGTCGTCATAAGTGCGCCATTTTTATCGTGAAATTCAAAGGCGGCCCCATAAACTAAATATCCATAAAATCAGCATCGACACTGCTAGGCTGTAGGGCAATAGGCTTTACAACACAATTAACCACAAAGAGTGAAGCAGCTCTAAAATCCGCATTCAAAATCATGACTTTACTTGTAGGCTCTTCGGCACAGTCTTAAAATCGCTGCCAACAAACCATCAATAAAATTGATAGTTTTCATTAGCGCATTTTTCAGTTAGGAGCCCATCACTACATGAAGTACTCACTCAAGCAAATTGCCGTTTTCGACGCTGTCGCCAGCCTTGAGAGTGTGAGTGCCGCCGCCAGAAAACTCTCCATGACACAGTCCGCCGTCAGTATGTCCCTTGGGCAACTCGAAAGTCTGCTCGGTCGACCTCTCTTTATTCGTCAAGGAAATAGACTCACATTAAGTCATTGGGGAAACTGGTTACGCCCTAAGGCAAGGCGATTATTACAGGATGCTCAACAGATTGAATTAGGTCTGCATGAGCAGCATTTAATCAGTGGCAGATTTAAACTCTGTTCCAGCCAAACCGCCGCTGAGCATCTGCTACCCGAGCTTATCAGCAAGATTGATACAGATTTCCCCGAATTACGTATCGAATTGATGGTGGAAAACAGTGATAGCGTGGTCGAAGGCTTACTGAATTACGAGTTCGATTTAGGGATTATCGAAGGTCGAAACGATGATAGCCGCCTCCATCAAGAACAATGGTTAGATGACCATTTAGTGGTAATCGCCTCCCCGCACCACCCCTATGCCCGCTACGAAAGCACCAGCTTGTCACAGCTTGAACAGGCAAAATGGGTGCTAAGGGAGCAAGGCGCGGGGACGCGGCGTATTTTCGATGGTGCCATTCATGGAGTCATTGAAAAATTAAATGTCTGGAAAGAATACGAACATGTCCCACTGCTCAAGGCCTTAGTGAAAAATGGCCCCTATTTAAGCAGCCTTCCCTTCTTAGATGTGGAAAAAGATTTGGCTAATGGTGAACTGGTTATTCTGTCAACGCCGCAACTGAATATGAAACGTCACTTATCTTTTATATGGCGAACCGATGCGGGTGAAAACCCTTTACGGGACTGCGTCATAACGGAAGCGAGACGCTTAATCAGGCACAGACAAACGCTGATTAAGCGTTAAAACCCAATATCCTGGCATTGCCATAACAATGCCAGGATTGGTACTACACATTAGTTTATTAGCCGTTTCAAATTGTAACTCACTTTATAGGGCGAGCAGGATATCGGTAAGCAGGCCCTCTGCGCCAGGGATGGCGCGGTGGAGCCCTCAGGGAAGAGTTAATGGCGTACCTGCGTGCGATATCCTGCGATCTAGCATAATTAGGAACTATCAGTTAGTCATAAAATGCCTCACACACCACTTTAGCGATTTGCTCTCGGTTTATCATGCCGCATAACTGGCCTTGTTCTATCACAGGATATGCACTAGGTCGGCTAGAGGATGCATGGCGTAATCGCTCCTCGTAGCTTTGATAGCTGCTTGCGAGCATCAATCCCGTGTCTGTCACTGGGAATAATTTCTGCCGATCGACAACCATCAGCTCAATTAAAGCATCGAGGGGATCCTTAGGAGATACAGTCAATACCTCGGTTTGCATTAAGTCACCGACTTTATCGGGGACACCCCGGGTAAATTCCTGTGCCCACAGACTACGCAGTAAATCCTGTTGTGAAATAAATCCCACTAGCGCATTTTGGTTATCGACAACAGGTGCACAACGGGCGTGGGCCTCACTCAACACCTTCAATCCAAAATACACAGACTGATCGGCATTCAGAGTGATAGGCGCTGGGTCCATCACATCACTTACACGCATCTTAGGGATAGGTTTTGAAGCCACTTTTGCATTTAACATAATAGGTTGTTCTCCGGTTGATACAGTTTGAATATAAGGCTCAAAGGCATTGGCTGGCTGACACTGGGCCGACATAGCCGAACATGGCACAGGGCAAGTCATTGCAGGTGGAGTCAGGGGATTAACAAGGGTTAACTTAGGCTGAGAATGCTGAATATTTTTGGGGGGTGCTCCTTTCGCTTGTTCAATCCACCAGTAACCCAATCCCACCAAAATTCCACCGCCAACAATATTGCCAAGGGTGACAGGTATAAGATTATTGAAAATAAAGTGACCGGCAGTTAAATCATTGAATTGAGAGGCTTCTACACCAATCGAAGTGAAAAATGTCGATTCAGCAAAGGTGTGAATAGCGATGCCTAAAGGCACCATAAACAAGTTAGCAATACTGTGTTCAAAGCCACTACTGACAAACATGGCCACGGGTAACATCAATAAAATTGCTTTAGTTAAGGCATCACGACTGGCAAAGGTCATCCATACCCCTAAGCACACCAGCATGTTACAGAGGATGCCTAAGCTAAATGCCTGCAACCAACTATGGTGTAATTTATGCTGGGCAATCGTTAAGGCATTAAGCCCCCATAATCCCCCATCGAGCTGATACATGCGGGCTGACATAATCAACAGCAACATCAACATAGCCCCGAGCAAGTTACCTAAATACACCCGCCCCCAACACATGGCTAACTGCTTACTTGTGACCCGCTTCTGCGCCCAAGCGACTGAACTCAGCACTGTGCTCGTAAAAAGCTCCCCGCCACAGATCACCACCAGCATTAACCCTAAGCTAAATGCCAATCCCCCCGCTAAACGTACTAACCCCCACGCACTTCCCGCGGCACCCGTGGTTACCGTGATATAGAACACGAAGGCCAAAGCAATAAAGGCACCGGCAAATGCGGCCAGCCCAAAAGATTGCCACGCCGATTTAACAACCTTACTCTGGCCATAGTGTTCAGCATGTTGATAGAGACTCGGCCTATCTGCGTCGCTCTTTGCGTGTTGGCCATGAGCTGTTACTGATGCTGAGCTTACCTGCTGTGAGCTTAAGTGCTGTGAGCTCAAGTGCTGTGGTGCCCCCATGCGAGCATCATAGTGTGATGCTTTCATGTCATCGCGCCCCGACATTGAGTAATTGCTTAAAAAATCCGGTACACAACATAAGTTTCTCCAGTAATTTCATTGCTCTGTGAATTATTCACTCAAACAATACGCTGAAGATTTACTCAATAAAATTGGATAATAATGATGGCAACTATCAAAATTCTTGATTGTGGTTTATGCCGAAAAAGCAGATGTTAACAATGCAACCAAAAACCAACAACAAGACTAAGCATTTGTTTTAAAACGATTTAAAACCAACATCAAAACGAAGGACTGCAAAGTCATGTTGAATAATGCTCAGGGTAAAGGTGGATGAACCTATAACGACTTATCTTGCTCAATGTCTAAAGAGGGATCATTGGCAAGGCAACACGTTTAATGTCAGCCCAATATCAACCCAACTGATAAACCTAAGCCCTTTACAATCGGGCTTGCGGCCTGAGTGATACCTCACACTTATCCCAGCAAACATAGCGATCCAGCACACATTAAAATGTCACTTTTTAAAACAACTCTCGTTTTCGCACCGTTTCGCAGGACAACAACACAGAATGGCTCGCAAATGTGATCAATAGGTAACGCAATATGCGTGCCTAAGCGTCAACTTTTCTTATTCGCCCACCTAAGTTGTTAAGTGCCTCCCAATTCACTAAAACAGCTATTTCAGATTTATTGATACCTAGTGATGGGAGTGAACTCCTATGTTAATATTTATGAGGTAAATTGGTCTTACCAATTTAGAGAAAATAAAATTCGATACTATGGGGACAGTGTGCAACACTTTTTGTCCACATCGACGATAAAAAAGTGACGATGCCTCACTTGCGAGCATGCAGGAAAGGTCTTTGTCGACACCATGAAACACGCTCAGTTTTCATCAAATGATGAATCACAATGTTCTTTTCGGAGAATGAGAAACTATGTCTGAAACAGTCAATAAAGCAGAAAGTGAAGCCCCAGAGCGCACCTACAGAGAGCTGCACCGTCCAGCTTCTCAGTTTGTCTCTCGCGAAGCCTATTTAGAGCATGAACTTAAAATCATGAAACCCAGACGCTGGGGATTAAATTTACCGGGTCGTGATTTTCGTTTTGAATGGGAAGACCTCGTCCCTGCGCTCGCAGGAACCATAGGGATCACTGTGATGTATTCAGCGGTGATGGCCGCATGGGCGG from Shewanella putrefaciens includes these protein-coding regions:
- a CDS encoding TDT family transporter, with translation MTSKRKRWTAKAAKLPSPMAGLALAIASLGWAFESMLPSLNGMGQLTGAIIASLLLMLLSGKFLLHPNILKDELSHPVIGSVIPTFAMALMVVSNVLGHYYANAGLALWLGAIFIHLIFLGAFIYFRAIDFKLEHMVPSWFVPPIGIIVAAVSFPASGYQWLVNAILGFGMLAYLVMLPLMLYRLIFCKAVPDAAKPTIAILAAPASLSLAGYLTVTEQPSIALVALLVSIAILMTSIIYLAFFHLLKLPFSPGYAAFTFPMVIGATALFKTSAWLGQFDQFNQLTMWINYLARFELVIATLVVVYVSLRYLIHYFPVPFTLLAPRRVLNAH
- a CDS encoding TonB-dependent receptor plug domain-containing protein produces the protein MRANSTLAKAIRFALISGATTAALSTSAIYAAEDGAKVERIEVTGSRIKRTDMEGSSPVTTIDASQIEKTGELSITDVLRRSNLNSFGSFSERSGSSAQSQATINLRGAGSDRTLVLLNGKRMPGSPTLGGTAVNLNTIPTAAIERVEVLTDGASAVYGSDAVAGVVNIILKQGYDGLEVSATATEPTQEGGEEWKAHIVGGTVGEKGNVTFSFEHLNREIIYQRDRWFSSSTNTLAPKFDDTTGVSIYARNFLDTTTGGFQPLTACKNPQMVGGGHIYDAGSGDYVCGYDYTAEAADHAARSYTAGYVNGEYELSDEIAFKGQGLFARNETFGRYAPAAGWFNVAPGQVDVQNYDATGNMTGVTKNQNAGRVYYRFTDVGTRDANTIDYSTDIQLGLVGSHDSFGWDVTYHYNLAENSNYGTGYVHRPTVEKYVKDGVFNFGPEGNSPSVIADMAHQTLKQDIMEFHSLNAGVNFEAIELPAGTIGWYIGTEALQYKYEANVDAQTAAGDVIGSSGNGSSGDRDVYALFAESIIPVTEDLELNLAYRYDKYSDFGSATTPKVALRYQVIDDVVFRASWGQGFRAPSLSDLLAADAFSADTATDYHYCDVQGTPVADCKAKQYDVTRKANKELDPETSNFYNLGLVWDITDNLSTKVEYYNLDIEDVITFVSLDSLLKEEQKVGYGNLSRGQIERAGGNADGKLLSAVTPKANGNGFQTSGIDFNITYSGFETEIGEFGTNYDLTYVLNYDEEEYFDGPVNDKIGRNGMPQIRFTWVIDWTYGDHSASIISQYIDSQSERTDPNTFEQIGHLTSQTTFDISYGYNTSWNGKINLGIRNLTDEDPVLNSDLAYDASLYSLYGRTYTMTYTQKF
- a CDS encoding LysR family transcriptional regulator codes for the protein MKYSLKQIAVFDAVASLESVSAAARKLSMTQSAVSMSLGQLESLLGRPLFIRQGNRLTLSHWGNWLRPKARRLLQDAQQIELGLHEQHLISGRFKLCSSQTAAEHLLPELISKIDTDFPELRIELMVENSDSVVEGLLNYEFDLGIIEGRNDDSRLHQEQWLDDHLVVIASPHHPYARYESTSLSQLEQAKWVLREQGAGTRRIFDGAIHGVIEKLNVWKEYEHVPLLKALVKNGPYLSSLPFLDVEKDLANGELVILSTPQLNMKRHLSFIWRTDAGENPLRDCVITEARRLIRHRQTLIKR
- a CDS encoding methyltransferase, with the translated sequence MPFYSTPRDITAFDAKFEAQKIAFGPISFQVAHCLMKFNILATIDKAGGNGITLAELSQSTQVSEYALGVLLDMGLSMGLVWQKDVTYVLDKTGYFLLHDDMAAINLNFVQDVCYQGLFQLDKALAEGTAAGLAVFGEWSTIYPALKDLPPKAKESWFAFDHYYSDHAFPAIIPFVFKHNPRHLVDIGGNTGKWAFTCCQYDPEVEVTIMDFPGQLAVAAQQAAKQGYSSRVHTFATDLLDESLPFVEGADTYWMSQFLDCFSKAQILSILKRTANAMAQDSQLFIVETFWDRQPSAASAYCVNATSLYFSAMANGNSRMYHSKDVLALLQQAGLYVDEDTDNLGLGHTLLRCKLKPK
- the cysK gene encoding cysteine synthase A, with the protein product MSKIFEDNSYTIGNTPLVRLNRVSQGKVLAKVEARNPSFSVKCRIGANMIWDAEKKGLLTKDHELIEPTSGNTGIALAYVAAARGYKLTLTMPNTMSLERRKLLKALGANLVLTEGAKGMKGAIDKAEEIRQSAPEKYVLLQQFNNPANPEIHEKTTGPEIWKDTDGEVDVFVAGVGTGGTITGVSRYLKKVAGKTITSVAVEPVDSPVISQTLAGLPVQPGPHKIQGIGAGFIPGNLDLELIDRVETVSNDDAIEMARRLMQEEGILVGISSGAAVVAANRIAALPEFADKTIVVVLPSAAERYLSSVLFQGQFGDEENIQ
- the focA gene encoding formate transporter FocA; this translates as MKASHYDARMGAPQHLSSQHLSSQQVSSASVTAHGQHAKSDADRPSLYQHAEHYGQSKVVKSAWQSFGLAAFAGAFIALAFVFYITVTTGAAGSAWGLVRLAGGLAFSLGLMLVVICGGELFTSTVLSSVAWAQKRVTSKQLAMCWGRVYLGNLLGAMLMLLLIMSARMYQLDGGLWGLNALTIAQHKLHHSWLQAFSLGILCNMLVCLGVWMTFASRDALTKAILLMLPVAMFVSSGFEHSIANLFMVPLGIAIHTFAESTFFTSIGVEASQFNDLTAGHFIFNNLIPVTLGNIVGGGILVGLGYWWIEQAKGAPPKNIQHSQPKLTLVNPLTPPAMTCPVPCSAMSAQCQPANAFEPYIQTVSTGEQPIMLNAKVASKPIPKMRVSDVMDPAPITLNADQSVYFGLKVLSEAHARCAPVVDNQNALVGFISQQDLLRSLWAQEFTRGVPDKVGDLMQTEVLTVSPKDPLDALIELMVVDRQKLFPVTDTGLMLASSYQSYEERLRHASSSRPSAYPVIEQGQLCGMINREQIAKVVCEAFYD